The nucleotide window ATTTTATCTAATTTCTGAGTGTTTCCACAGAGAATATAGAAACTCTTCTATAGTCAAGTGTATCTAGCTCTGATACAGCTCAAGGCTTCATTGTTAGCTTAAagtggtgagaaaaaaaaaaaaaaaacaaacaaaaaaaaaagccaaggacGCTTTTCAATATAAACTGAAATAAATTAGGGTATGGTTAAGTACATcagataaaaatgaaaattgtgttgtggtagcctgtaaggctctttaaaatatcttaaataatTTGGCAAGGTGATATGGAAATGTTATGCGGTCAaggcctggaactactttatagcCGTGCAttgacatgaaaaaaataattgcacacctttgATAGTCCATAAACCAATCAGAATAAAGCAGTCAACAACTGTGGTATAAaccatttaaatcaataaaagcatAGCGATTTGCAGAACTCTTCGAGATAATTTTGGATCTGTGCAGGCAAAAGCAAGACTTTCAAATTTCTCCTTCCTATATGCAAGTGATAAAAACCAGACGAATGATTTAGGAccttatatacatttattattaaatgttacaTACCATTATTACATCTGAGACAAAAAGGCAttcaaattcaataaaaaaaaaaaaaaaaagttttaaaaccaTTGAACAAATCTTAATGAAAATTACATAAAGTGTCTTAAAGAGTGCTAAAATGATGACTGTAGTTTAAAACTAGAATGAAGACTTGCACTAGAGTGACAGATTCAGTAGTTGTGCATATAGTCTCTCAAATtcaaaaaccatttaaaaaaaaaggtacatGATAATTTTTGTAAGATAGTCTTAAGTTAATCAAACTCAAATGGTCAATGAATTCACAATACTTTGTCAATGTATCATGGCCATAGGATGGCAGTCCTCTTAAACATCTGATGTATTCACTTTGAACATGGCACTCATTTCTCCATGTCTCTTCTCCCCGATTTGTGAAGAAATTACATGGGTATTCCAGCCACAATTTCCGATTCAATGCCACAGTGGTCCTCACCTCTGAGAATCTTAAAAAAACCTAAAGCGACAAGAACACAACATATGAACCCTTCTTGCAGATTATTCTATACCTGGTGCATTGCTACAAAGGCAATGAAGAAAAGTCCTCACCATTTTCACCCCAGTCAGTGTTCCAGGAATTAGCAGCTAGCCAGTAGGGGGTGCCATTCTCCTCTCCCCAACCCAGGATTTTAATAGCATGGCCACCTACTGCAGATCCACTCACATGCTGATATACACCTACAACAGATGACAAGATTTAGGAGAGAACCACCAAATAAAAACAACCCATTCATGTTACATTAGCCAAATACTCTGATAATATATTAACACCAACCAGACTTGTACAGTAAGAAGTCCTCATAAACCGTGAAAGCTCCCTCTACTGGGCCATTCTTGTACAGCTCATTCATAATCTCATTCTGGTTAGATGGGACACTATAGGAAGTCTTtcctgcaatgacaaacagcaaaGCATAAACAAATCAGCAGCATTCAATATTGAAAGAATCTATACTGCTACATACAAGCGAGATGACAAACTAAAAGCAAAAAGTGTGCTTCTGGTTTGCCCAAGGTGATCCTACCAAAGTGCTTGTCCTGCTTGTAAGGGGGGCTGTAGCCAGGTTCACATGACATCTCACAGTTGGGTGTGTCTCCACCCTCTCCAGTACAGGGCAGGCGACTGCCATTCACATGATGCTCACAGGGCTCAATAGTGTATGGGCGACagccttatttaaaaaaaaaaaaaaaaaagatgtacaaACAGATGTACAGTTAAGCAGTCAGCCTAAACATGCTGAACAGCAGGACAAACACCAACCAATGTGAGAGTTGTAGAGTCCACCAGTCACCAAGCCTTCTTTATTCCAGAAGTCCCAGGCCGCAGATGGGTAGCCACCATTACATCTGAagttaaaaaacacaaaataggaGACTTTCTGAGCCAACATACATTACTTAAAACGGCATTAAAATCAATTTCAATATTAGAAATTCCTTTAAGACCTTGCTAGCAGTGCCCAAGCCCACTCTGCAGTTACTTACCCATCACCACAGCTGTCACAGCAGGTAAGCAGGTCTTGAGAGGAGATCTCAACACTCACTTTGGCATTGCTATGGATACACACCCGGTCCGAGATTGCTTCAGCAGCACCAAAAGCctaaaaaaacagcaagacatgaaACTAATGCAAACATCATTGCATTTATAATTCATGGTTGACCAATATATTGCAGAGGACAATAAAAACTCCAAATATAGGCAGATTCAAAATTGCGATTGTGCATAGAATCACACGCTTTGCACGTGAAGGAGCCATcggagacatgtaaatgaccagtcactGTCAGTTTTGTTGTTAGTGCCATTGTGTTACCACAACAATAGACCTATACCAAAGTGGTTTGCATCAtagtctcatttaaacggtcccGCAAAAGACACGTATGAGCTCATGTTGTTTGATTGCCGTTTATTGCCACATCAGCCATTTCATGACAAATACAGATGGCAATCAAACAATTCATAAATACAACACACCTTGCAAAAACAATACGTGGGGGAACACAACTTAAATCTAGGACATTAAATCAATTCTATAAAAGATCCTTGCACTTTTGATAAATTCCAagttctgaagatattgatttaaccattggagtcgtatagattacttttatgctgcctttctgatattttttttttaaccttcaaagttctggcctccattcacttgcattgtatggacctacagagccgaaatattcttctaaaaatcttagtgttATCAGAACAAAgtcagtcatgcacatctgggatggcatgagggtgagtaaataaaaatgtaggtTTTTGGGTGAACGCTCTCTTTAGTAagtgggtttccatccaactatttgtATACACATTTTGAAATTCTAAATGGAAAAGTttgatatgcaaataaatattgtaaatttGCTTAATTTAATGCACTAGGCGGAGTTTCATaaagtttaataaaattatacttgctccaatcttgcaaataaaactgtccccaaagcagggagaggttattcagctgctccatcatgacaaggTGGCTCCCTAATGATATTATTCATTATGTAGTGGATGGAAGCGTGTAACAATTTGTATTTTCTTAAGTCACATTTTTTGAAATGCACTTAATTGTGAAACATTTAggattacatctgtagttacaatgTTAATCTTAAACCAAAACCTAGcccaatccttaccctaaacaCAAACCCTACCCCTAACATGTACTTTAAccacagtagcagcaaatgtgaatttgTTTAGAAAAATTCTCACAAAAACATAGTTACACaatacataaattatattctatgaattttaaatgtttgtaCATAAAGACACCTCAAAGTGGTGCCCTTCTATCATGTCACCTGTAAATGTGCACAAGAGCAATAGATCAACTTCAAAAGAAAATGTGCGTCACATGCGCTATAAGTTAATGTTATATACACTGGGCACTATGTACAattagtttgatttttttttttttgcgaaaaTTCAACTGCTTATGCACGCATGTGGTATACGTTTCTGGTCTATAGTGTGCTCTGTTGTTTCTTTTTTCCTAATATTTTACAATTTCTTTATCTGCAAACAAAATCCCTAAAATAGGAACGCTAAACAGCAGTTTCTCCCTCCATCTACCACCTAAATCACAAAAATCCACATTTTAAAAGactttttacaaagttaaagttttgtgaaAGTTGAGTAAATACAATGATAAAAAGCGCATTCATTTTTTAATATTGGCCATTTAAAAACCATTTAAATATCATCCTCCATTTATTGTCACACTGTGTCCAATGGAAATAGAAGTCCTCACCCAGCATGAACCACAAGAGCCCTGGTCTCTGATCTCTTTAGTAGTGGGGCAGTTGGGCCACTGTTCTCTAGCATCAAAGTTAGCAGGGAGCTTGAGGTTATCAGCATACTGCTCCCTGTTGAAAATAAGAGCGTTACAGAAGATCAAGAAGGCAGAAGTGAAAGCTGTACATTTACTAATGAAGTCAAAAGAGCAGAATCATGTGAGAAGGTAATGTCATATCCAGACAAAGACTGCAAAATTGGCTAATTGTACTTCCTCTATGAGTCTCATCATACACAAGAGTTGCACTCACATGACAGGGAGTTTGGGTCCTTTCAGAAAAGTCCCACAGAGCCTCTTTACATAGCTGTAGTCAACATTAGGGAAGTTTCGTCCAGCCTTTGAGTGAAAAAAAGTCAGATATTCACATCAAATTGGAATGTTTAATATTCCACAATAGTAAACAAGGTGATGAAATCaccacagacaaacatttctgACCCAATCTTGATTTAAAATGACATCGTCATCCCTACTGGAGCACACTTTAGATAATCTATGAAGATAACAGCACATGGTTGTATATGGATTACCATCCAAGTGGTGTTTGCTTTATTGATGAAATTGACCATCTCATGGGAGAGAGGAGCGAGCCGCGGTCGAGCCCAGCTAACCGAGAGGGTGGAGATCACGCACAGGAAGGCTAGTCGCCACATTCTGGAAGAtaacaaaaaacattaattcaTTTCCACTTCAGGCAACTTAACTGAAAGGTGTTCACAAGCAAATCCAGAAATACAAAGCACTATGCAGATATTCCTGAAACATTAGTAATGGAAAAGCATCTTAGCCTGTCATTTCAGAgaaatacatactgtaaacacTAAACAGAGGTCTCAAATACCAACACAAGCATGCATGCATGAAGTGCTACACCACTCCAAGGACACTTTACATCCTTGAGGCGAAACAGACCACTGACTGATCACAGTAATGTACTCTTAAGCCTGCAATCATGCAGAAGTGAGAGCTCTAGACATTTAACAACATGCACCACACCGCAGTCGTTACACAACCATAAGGCAACATAAAGACAAAAGTACCCTGGATGATAATTTCCTGTTTCAGGCATGATGCACTGTAAAGTCAAATTCAGTGTACTATTGTTGAGGTTTATGCTTCCTTTAAAATTGGGTCTCACTATTGACATCATGATCTTCTCTGATAAGGTGCATG belongs to Xyrauchen texanus isolate HMW12.3.18 chromosome 16, RBS_HiC_50CHRs, whole genome shotgun sequence and includes:
- the LOC127656999 gene encoding cathepsin B-like → MWRLAFLCVISTLSVSWARPRLAPLSHEMVNFINKANTTWMAGRNFPNVDYSYVKRLCGTFLKGPKLPVMEQYADNLKLPANFDAREQWPNCPTTKEIRDQGSCGSCWAFGAAEAISDRVCIHSNAKVSVEISSQDLLTCCDSCGDGCNGGYPSAAWDFWNKEGLVTGGLYNSHIGCRPYTIEPCEHHVNGSRLPCTGEGGDTPNCEMSCEPGYSPPYKQDKHFGKTSYSVPSNQNEIMNELYKNGPVEGAFTVYEDFLLYKSGVYQHVSGSAVGGHAIKILGWGEENGTPYWLAANSWNTDWGENGFFKILRGEDHCGIESEIVAGIPM